The following proteins come from a genomic window of Trifolium pratense cultivar HEN17-A07 linkage group LG4, ARS_RC_1.1, whole genome shotgun sequence:
- the LOC123923704 gene encoding DEAD-box ATP-dependent RNA helicase 7-like, whose amino-acid sequence MLLKFRHFFSVLLFQAGLSKFLKILQANQKYIHLVAAEIRKIEASTNVRHIVLPCNSTNHRAQLIPDIIRCYSRGGRTIIFTEEKLSANVIAGLLPDARALHGEDQFQIYDQLYFLLHLGSILEVSPRQNA is encoded by the exons ATGTTACTAAAGTTCAGACACTTCTTTTCAGTGCTACTTTTCCAAGCTGGGTTAAGCAA ATTTCTAAAAATTCTTCAAGCCAATCAGAAATATATCCATCTTGTTGCAGCTGAGATTAGGAAGATTGAGGCTAGCACCAATGTTCGACATATTGTCCTTCCATGTAATAGTACTAATCATAGGGCACAACTCATCCCAGATATTATTCGCTGTTATAGCAG AGGAGGCCGAACAATTATATTTACAGAGGAAAAGTTGTCTGCTAATGTGATTGCCGGACTGTTGCCTGATGCAAGAGCTCTCCACGGTGAAGATCAGTTCCAAATATATGATCAACTATATTTTCTTCTCCATTTGGGAAGTATACTTGAAGTTTCTCCAAGGCAGAATGCATAA